Genomic DNA from Candidatus Saccharimonadales bacterium:
TCGTAAACCAAATCGCGAGCGCAATATTAAGTCCAATGGCAAAAATTGAAATATAGAGCGGCGTTTTTGTGTCTTGCTGTGCATAAAAACTCCGGGCTGCAATGTGATAAATCGAGCGGAACAAGATTGCCACAACAAGCGCCCCGAGTAGTCCGGCGATGAGTGGGTCACCACCATTCTTGATAAAGTTCACGAGGTATCCACGGGTAAAGTACGCTACCGTTGCCACTGGGAGTGCCAGCCACACAATCACGCGAAGGATCGTTTGCAGATCCTGCTTGAACAAATCCGGCCTGCCTTGGCTAAGGTGTTCGGTCATTTTTGGAAATGCTGCCGTGCTGATTGCCACGCCAATGAGGTTAATCGGCACCATATGAAGCGTCGTTGCCTGTTGGTACGCACGAACTGTTCCGGCTGCCATACGCGACGCGATATTTGTTTCCACGATACTGTTTAAATAGTCAGCTCCTTGGTCAAGTGAACGGGCGGGAAGTAGGGTAAGCACTTTTCGAAACCCCTTGTTCTTCCAGTAAATCTTAAACCTGTAATCGAACCCTAGTCCGATTAGCCCGATCGAACTTACCACTAATTGCAGGATTGACCCTAGAACCACGCCTAGCGCTACCCCCATAATTCCGCCTTCAAAAACCTGCCAGCCAAATATATTAATACCGTTCGTAAAGAATGTTGCGCCAATAATAATACCTACGTTGTAGATGGTAGGCGCCAAAGCATAAAACGTAAATCGCCCTACTGCCTGTTGCATACTTGCAATCACTGTCGCCACCGCAAACAAGAATGGGTTTACCGCAATAACGCGCATCATGCTAATCGCGAGGTTGCGTCCAGACTCATCGAGCCCTGGCCCGACAACGTAGCGGACAAGTGGTTCTGCAAAAATGATAATCAAAACACTCGCCAGCAAGGTGACGAGTGACATAAAGTTCACCATACTTGTCGATAATTCCCACGCTGATTTTTTATTACCGCTTGCAAGTCGTTGATTAAAAACTGGGATAAACGTCACGCTCAGTGCGCCCGATACGAGGATAAAGAACATGAAATCAGGAATCGTAAACGCAACAGTATACGCGTCTAACCCAACCTTATAGGTATCGTAGTAGAGTCCGTTGAGGAAACGTTCCCGGTAAAGACCGAGTGCACTTGATAAAAGAGTCGATCCAGCTAGCAGAATAGCTGCTAGCTGGACTGTTAGTCTTAGGTTGGCTTTGGCAACGACAGTTCGGACTCGACTCATATCAGGATGCCTACTGCCTAATGAAGCTTCGCTGCTGTTGGAAGCTTAGTCTTTGCAAAGATCTTTTCAACAGCTTTATCCTCAATCGTTTCTTCTTTAATAAGTGATGCCGCCATTTCGTCAAGGCTTTGTCGGTTTGCTTCGATGACAAGTTGAGCACGCGTTGCCGCTTCTTTAATCAAAGCTTCAACTTCACCATCGATTTCTTTTGCCGTATCATCGCTATACGGTCGTTCATGAGTAATCTTATCGAATACCATGCCGCCGCTATCATCGTGGAATACTTGATCGCGAAGCTTCGTTCCCATTCCTTGCTCGATGACCATGTCACGGGCAATTTCAGTTGCTTTACGCAGGTCAGATCCAGCACCGGTGGTGATTCCATCAGCGCCATAAATGATCTTTTCGGCAATACGACCACCTAATGCACGGGCAAGAATATCTTTGAACTCGTACACATTGGTGTAGCTTTTGTCTTCAGGGGGCAAAAACCATGTCACACCACCAGTACCGCCACGAGGGATGATCGTGACCTTGTGAACAGGATCGCTGTCAGGCAAGACATGTCCAACAAGCGCGTGGCCGGCTTCGTGGTAGGCAGTTAGCTGCTTTTCCTTTTCGTTCATAATCTTGGTTTTGCGTTCTGGACCAATGGCTACTTTTTCAAATGCTTCAGTTAAATCTTTATTACTGATCTTTTTTGCATTGCGGCGTGCAGCGATAATCGCCGCTTCGTTTGCAATGTTAGCTAGGTCAGCACCAGATGATCCGGCTGTTTTTGCGGCCAAAGCATCAAGGTTGACTGTTTCATCAGCGGGTTTCTTTTTAAAGTGAACCTTCAAAATCGCTTCACGGTCTTTACGCTCTGGCAGCATAATGTTCGTACGACGGTCGAAACGACCAGGACGCAAGAGGGCAGGGTCAAGCACATCCGCACGGTTAGTCGCAGCAAGGACAATTACGTTTGTTCCTGTTTCGAAACCGTCCATCTCGACCAAGATCTGGTTAAGCGTTTGTTCACGTTCGTCGTGTCCACCACCCATACCGCTACCACGTTTGCGGCCAACGGCGTCAATTTCATCGATAAAGATGATCGCTGGAGCGTTCTTTTTGGCTTTGGCGAATAGGTCGCGTACACGGCTTGCACCAACACCTACGAACATTTCAACGAATTCAGAACCGGAGATACTAAAGAATGGTACGTTTGCCTCGCCTGCGACAGCCCTTGCGAGCATTGTCTTACCCGTACCTGGGTTACCTACTAGTAGCACACCCTTTGGAATCTTAGCCCCGAGGCTCTCGTATTTTTTAGGACTTTTCAGGAAGTCAACGACTTCTTCAAGGTCTTGTTTTGCGCTGTCGTTACCGGCAATATCGCCAAAGACAACTTTTTCTTTGTCGATACCATATAGCTTGGCCTTTGACTTACCAAAGCCCATCGCTTGGTTATTCTGCCCTTGTGCCTGGCGCATCATGAACATAAAGAATCCGGCAATCAGCAGAACTGGAATGACGATGATGGCAAGATTCCATAACGTATTGCCTGTTTCCGACTGAGGAACTACCTTTACCTGTGTTTTATCTTGCTTCAGCCCTTGTTCGTAAATACTGCTGCTGCCTTCTTTAACCGATTTTTCGGTCGGTTTAGATTGGCCCTTAGGGGTGACTTTGACATCATTACCCTGAATTTCAATCTGAGTGATCTCGCCAGCGTTAGCCCGTGAAATAACATCAGATATCGAAACATCCTTTAGGGTGCTTGGCTGTGAAACAAGCGCGACGACAATAAGCGCCACGAAGACCATAACCGCCCAAAAGACGCTTAGCCGAATAATATTTCCCATTTTCTTTTTAGGAGGTTGTTGCTTTGTTGCCATATAAAATTTAGTCGTCCTTTGTTTTCAAGGTTATATCAGAAAATTCCCACTCTCATAATAATAGCATCTCACGAGGCTCTATTGATAGTATTTCTTTAGTTTCAGAAATATGATTCAAGAGCAGGATATTTACTTTATTATGACAAGACATAATTAGAGATAGCTTAAGAAGTCTGAATAGCAAAAGTCTGAATAGCAAAATGCAAGCTACACCCAGATCCAATTTCAAAAATAGAACCCGGTTTTGCCGTCTTGACCGCTAGTAACGCGCGCTTCGCCTGCGGCCTCGTACAGGCCACACCTGCTTTTTTTGCAATCATGCGCCGCAGCAATTCTTCGGCGGTCGTTGCGTCAATAGTGATCAGAAGATACCGGCTTTGTTCCTCGCCAGCTTGAATGAAGTTGTCTTCCTCTTTATAAATCACCGATTTTAATTCGAGCTGGCGTTTCCAAATTTCCAGTAGTTCCTTTTTTGTTCCGCCCGAAAGGGAAGTACCGATTTTTTGACGCAGCCGGTTCCGTAAATATACGTCGCTACTATTCGTACTGTCCTCTGTCCACTCTAGATGTTTTGCCGTTGCATACATGCGTATATCATTTTTAGATAGGCGGAGTAGCGGACGGGCGATATCTTGGTTTCCCAGCGCCGCAATACCCTTCCAACCCGTACCGCGAGTCAGGTTAATCGCAATCGTTTCAATAACGTCGTCGCTATGATGTGCCGTCACGATAACCGCGCCCTGTCTCGCTGCCTGTTCGCGTAAAAATGTATACCGCCTAGACCGTGCCAAATCTTCACTTGTACCTGGTCCTAGCTCTTCACGTTTTGTCACAAATTCAAGGCCATAACTTCTAGCCAACGCACCGACAAACCGAGCGTCGGCTGCCGAATCTGGCCGAATACCATGGTCAAAGTGAGCAACGATAAGGTCATGTTTCGCATCGGTTACTAACATGTTTAGCAGTACGACCGAATCAATACCTCCGCTTACTGCCACCAAATAACGCATACTACCCTAGCCTTTTCGAAACGACTACCCCAAGCCAGATGCCAAATATTCCGCCAACGATACCCATTAAGATGCTCCAGCCGCTGAGCAAATCATTATCTCCGAACAATACGGGTATATAACCACCCAAAATACTAAAGACAGTTGCAAATATCAAAATGACACGCTTATTCATAGTCTTATTATACGCATACTTATAGATACCTAGTACTACCAAACGGAACTTTTTGTTTAACGTAAATTCCCGTCCCTAACGTATCGGCAGCGTGGATCATACGATCGCCAAAGCGACGATTGATTGTATCTATCGCTTCGGTCACATATTGTTCGCGCGCCATTTGATCACCGAATAAACTCAGCTGGTCGCCCGCATTGTCTTCTAGCTCATAACAGGTAATGCTAATTCTTATAATATTGTCTGGTGCCCGCGAAAAAAGCATAGCGGCCTGAGCATAAATAGCCTCGTTGCTAAAAAAGGGGAGAGCAGACATATGACGAGAATGCCAATATCCTTCGGTGCGTGATTTTGCGGTGACCAATACTCCACGTGCAGCCTTGTTTTGAAGCCGCATCCTATGTCCTACCGATTCACATAAATGATGGAGTCTTTGCATGATTTGCGTCCGCGAAAGATCAAACGCCTCTAGCACATACTGCCTGCCCACTGTTTTCACGTCTGTCGAAACATCGTCCACTTCCCAGCCTCGCAGACGCTGATGCCAATGTTCACCGATCACGCTTTTAAAAACGATCCTATGAAGCGTCGTCGGGTCAGCATCCAAAAATTCAAGCGGTTTATAAATGCCGACCTTATTTAATCGTGCTTCGTTACGACCAGCGATCCCAGTTAGATCGGTAAGCTTTAGTGTCTCTAGCGTATCCCGCAAATTTTCGTGCGTAATCACGTCTAGGCCATCTGGTTTATGCAAACCAGCGGCTGTTTTTGCAAGGAAACGATTGGTCGCAATTCCCACGTTACAGCGCATCGCAATCCCCACCTCATCCCGCAAACTTTGTTTTATTTCATGGCCAATATCGACGAGGCTGCGTGCTTTTATAGCATCAGTTGTTTGATTAAAATCAATCACGCCTTCATCAATACTTTTCATTGTGATGTGTGCCGAGTAGCGTTTCATGATATCCATCATTTTGTGATACACATAGCGATATTTAGGCGGATCACTTTCTAGCGCCACCAGACCCGGGGCGAGCAGTCGCGCTTCTTTGACACTCATTCCCATCGTCACCCCAAGTTTTTTCGCTTCGTAACTAGCAGTCACAATCATTGTGTGCTCGGTGCGACGATTCACAATAACGACCGGCCGGCCACGAAGCATTGGCCTTGCCTGCTGTTCGACCGTCGCAAAACATGAATTAAGGTCAATATGCATGATCAAAGGACGCTCATCATTATATGACTGATTCATAATGATCCATTTCCCTGGTTAAGTGCCACGTTAGCCGTTCGCTATCAAATTCCAACCGGTAATCAGTACCTCCGTCTGTCACATCAAATATATGCATCGTACGAAGACCCTTGTTGTCAGGGTGGCGCAGGCCGATCTCTGTTATTTCAATCACCCGTCCGTTTGGCCTGCGAAACCGCGATGGCCTGCAAGGATTTAATCCTTCGCCAAAGCTTGCAATTACTTCTACCCGTTCGTTCAAAAAAAGTTCATCATCCATTGTCAAAAATCCCAAAATTATAGTTTGAGAAACGATTCAATGATTGTATTGCCCGTCTGCTTTGCCCGTTTCTAGCGAAGTATCCGAAGACAATGAATGATATTCCACCGGAGGGACGCTTTGCTGCTAGCAGCTAGTGTGTGTCGCGGGGATGTACTTTTATTATACTCCCGGCTAGGTGTTCCGTACAGTCAAGCCAAGTTCGTTTGCCAGGTACGGTGCAGCGATTGTCAGCTGCACGCTATCAATCGTCGCGCCTTTTAATGACGTCCAGCCAGATATTTCAATAAGTTCAGAGCTTCGCAGGTCAACTTGTTTACATTTCGCCTGGTCAAACACGGTTTTTTCGAGCGTGCATGATTCGAACGTAACGTCATATAGTATCGCACCCAGAAAATCCGTTTCAGCAAACGTGCAATCGACAAATTTCACCCGTCGCAGGTCTGCAAATCGTAAATTCGCCATATCTAATTTACAACCGCTAAATATGACGTCATGAAGATTAGTCTTACTAAAATCCACTCCTGTCATGCGGCAATTGCTAAACGAAGCCCTGTTAATCGCGCCGTTTGCAAGATGTGTCGCCGAAAAATCGGTCTGCTGCGCCACAAGATCTTTCGCGCTTACCCGTTCTAATTGTGCGGCGGTCAGTAGTATTTTTTCAAACTTTACACCAGATATGTTCAAACCCGAAACAAGGCAATTCGTTGCATCAATATCTGCTAAAATCACGTCCTCTAAGTCGCCGTCCAACAGTTCATCAAGTGTTGCATCCTCTAGCTGTGCTGGCATCTGTGGCGGGCTTATTTTCATTTAGACAGCGCTAGTCCTTCAATTACTTCAGCGTTTTTGAGTTTCAATAGTTCTTTTGGATCAAGTAATACTTTTGTTGACCGGTTTCCACCGCCCATAATCACTTTTTCCTGCTCCATCACGGCGCTATCTACATAAATTGGCAGGTCATTAATGCCGATCGCCGTTACGCCACCAACCATCATGT
This window encodes:
- a CDS encoding lipid II flippase MurJ, translating into MSRVRTVVAKANLRLTVQLAAILLAGSTLLSSALGLYRERFLNGLYYDTYKVGLDAYTVAFTIPDFMFFILVSGALSVTFIPVFNQRLASGNKKSAWELSTSMVNFMSLVTLLASVLIIIFAEPLVRYVVGPGLDESGRNLAISMMRVIAVNPFLFAVATVIASMQQAVGRFTFYALAPTIYNVGIIIGATFFTNGINIFGWQVFEGGIMGVALGVVLGSILQLVVSSIGLIGLGFDYRFKIYWKNKGFRKVLTLLPARSLDQGADYLNSIVETNIASRMAAGTVRAYQQATTLHMVPINLIGVAISTAAFPKMTEHLSQGRPDLFKQDLQTILRVIVWLALPVATVAYFTRGYLVNFIKNGGDPLIAGLLGALVVAILFRSIYHIAARSFYAQQDTKTPLYISIFAIGLNIALAIWFTTTLKMGPYGLAWAQSIVAAIEVAILFVIMAGRIPGLFDMVFVHALGRMVSATGFMALICYITVQLFQLQSADQSFLATFPKFGVIVAVSGLAYLWFSKLLKLSEADPVLSKIKTLFFGKARS
- the ftsH gene encoding ATP-dependent zinc metalloprotease FtsH; this translates as MATKQQPPKKKMGNIIRLSVFWAVMVFVALIVVALVSQPSTLKDVSISDVISRANAGEITQIEIQGNDVKVTPKGQSKPTEKSVKEGSSSIYEQGLKQDKTQVKVVPQSETGNTLWNLAIIVIPVLLIAGFFMFMMRQAQGQNNQAMGFGKSKAKLYGIDKEKVVFGDIAGNDSAKQDLEEVVDFLKSPKKYESLGAKIPKGVLLVGNPGTGKTMLARAVAGEANVPFFSISGSEFVEMFVGVGASRVRDLFAKAKKNAPAIIFIDEIDAVGRKRGSGMGGGHDEREQTLNQILVEMDGFETGTNVIVLAATNRADVLDPALLRPGRFDRRTNIMLPERKDREAILKVHFKKKPADETVNLDALAAKTAGSSGADLANIANEAAIIAARRNAKKISNKDLTEAFEKVAIGPERKTKIMNEKEKQLTAYHEAGHALVGHVLPDSDPVHKVTIIPRGGTGGVTWFLPPEDKSYTNVYEFKDILARALGGRIAEKIIYGADGITTGAGSDLRKATEIARDMVIEQGMGTKLRDQVFHDDSGGMVFDKITHERPYSDDTAKEIDGEVEALIKEAATRAQLVIEANRQSLDEMAASLIKEETIEDKAVEKIFAKTKLPTAAKLH
- the tilS gene encoding tRNA lysidine(34) synthetase TilS, which encodes MAVSGGIDSVVLLNMLVTDAKHDLIVAHFDHGIRPDSAADARFVGALARSYGLEFVTKREELGPGTSEDLARSRRYTFLREQAARQGAVIVTAHHSDDVIETIAINLTRGTGWKGIAALGNQDIARPLLRLSKNDIRMYATAKHLEWTEDSTNSSDVYLRNRLRQKIGTSLSGGTKKELLEIWKRQLELKSVIYKEEDNFIQAGEEQSRYLLITIDATTAEELLRRMIAKKAGVACTRPQAKRALLAVKTAKPGSIFEIGSGCSLHFAIQTFAIQTS
- a CDS encoding pentapeptide repeat-containing protein, yielding MKISPPQMPAQLEDATLDELLDGDLEDVILADIDATNCLVSGLNISGVKFEKILLTAAQLERVSAKDLVAQQTDFSATHLANGAINRASFSNCRMTGVDFSKTNLHDVIFSGCKLDMANLRFADLRRVKFVDCTFAETDFLGAILYDVTFESCTLEKTVFDQAKCKQVDLRSSELIEISGWTSLKGATIDSVQLTIAAPYLANELGLTVRNT